From a region of the Micropterus dolomieu isolate WLL.071019.BEF.003 ecotype Adirondacks linkage group LG21, ASM2129224v1, whole genome shotgun sequence genome:
- the loxhd1b gene encoding lipoxygenase homology domain-containing protein 1 isoform X1, with amino-acid sequence MKTLTKEKYTFPCERWLDTNEDDNEVVRELPATGELIAEPLPLIKYRVTVCTGTIGGSGTDASVFVNLIGEQGDTGDRQLVNCKNNVNKFEKGNMDEFIVEAVAIGQIRRVRIGHDSKGGGCGWFLDKVVVREEGQAEAQAIEFPCNRWLDPNEDDGQIVRELVPFADGQRLYNIAYNIAVKTGNIPGGSSDSNVFVKLYGDKGDTGKMMLVVSSNNLGNYFETGRVDIFTVETSDIGQINRLLIGHTNEGMRAGWFLDSVQIMVPVHGKHYMFPSHRWLDEDEADSKTEVEIYPSEILDMEQLINYEITVVTGDVMFAGTNARVFIQIYGDKGKTEIITLKSRSNNFERNTTEIFKIEAKDVGKIFKVRIGHDGSGIGSGWFLETVDVKHLIMALMPKEKKKDDKKKKKKKKKDEEDEDEEEGDEMQEVVLTYHFPCSRWLAGGEEDGELVVELLPEDSEELEVNTYEVCVFTGKVQGAGTDGNAFINIYGENGDTGERYLRNSDNLNKFERGQEDVFIVTAVDLGPLKKLRIRHDNTQPHSSWYLDRVEIVDTKDDTTYYFPCNRWLAVDEDDGQLARELVPVDEAFMRKDEDEDDEGTGATLGLEQKSMSTTYTIKVKTGEKKHAGTDANVFAILFGENDDTGIVNLKACKNYKNKFEQGMINEFTVEAVDLGDLEKLRIGHDNSGGSAGWFLDWVEVDAPSQGQRLRFPCGRWLDKGEDDGAIVRDLYPAELQTELYMPFVPYEIKIFTSDVFGAGTDADVFIVLYGGKGVCTQQKHLCVNKRERRLYFERGAEDMFIVELEDVGDIIEKIRIGHDNRGTNPGWHLDRVEIRRQLRKGKGSETTIFPCESWLAKSEGDGETVRELVPSEIITQKLLRDGKLKTTETEVEDALETHTYKVSVRTGDMFGAGTDANVFLTIYGDLGDTGERKLAKSENNKNKFERGEVDKFTIEAVDLGQVFKIRIRHDNSMIGADWYLDQVEVLDEDTEEVYMFLCERWLSTKKEDKRIERTFFVKGYEGERHPDPFAKNMAQAKLGLDRNANKKKKKKKVAVMEEGPIIPYHFTLSTGVDRDASTTARVYVIIIGPNDVETDRLWLDLPEGKKSFTAGTMEHFVCYGTDVGEIKRVELGHNGVTPESCWLVDELSVAVPTKGIKYIFPCKCWLAKDRGDGLTARLFNVLDSSTINIIRKVVYSATVVTGDTQYAGTDTNIFLTVYGANGSTEEMLLPKKEDRFERGQEDTFSLEIDDIAPLKKIRVRIDGSGSRPDWFLDRILMRNLTTEEVYLFTYENWLSKTKGPKRTKACELAAVVDDEEMVEKTTYIIQVQTSDVGGAGTDANVFLMVFGEYGDTGTLPLKESSNRNKFERKAKDVFRFSDMLSLGELSKVRVWHDNKGPAPGWHLEYIDVKDEAMDQTFRFPCDRWLAKNEDDGQIMRELACANNDSIDLSDKTKYEIATTTANTDDAPTTENAWIVLEGRKARSKEFVLENKKKKFLCGATDTFEFSSKHVGEIAGICLGHITKDGKKVKNEAFWHVMEVVVTERELGNKYFFHCDAKIPLAAKKDQFLTFECFKSIESFASRVRNLVPVKYEIIIITGDVKGAGTDANVFITVYGINGDSGKRHLRQKFRNLFERGRTDRFVLEMLDLGELLRVKVEHDNNGSNCGWYLECVEVTNTANSVTTIFNCGNWLDTSKADGQIQRVLYPKY; translated from the exons ATGAAGACATTAACAAAGGAGAAGTATACGTTTCCTTGTGAGCGTTGGCTGGACACAAATGAAGATGATAACGAGGTCGTGAGGGAGCTACCTGCCACCGGAGAACTAATCGCTGAGCCGCTGCCCT TAATCAAATACAGAGTGACTGTTTGCACGGGGACTATCGGCGGCAGCGGCACAGATGCATCCGTTTTTGTTAATCTGATTGGAGAACAGGGGGACACCGGAGATCGGCAGCTGGTcaactgcaaaaacaatgtcaacaAGTTTGAGAAAGGAAAC ATGGATGAGTTTATAGTCGAGGCGGTAGCCATCGGGCAGATCCGCAGGGTGAGGATTGGACATGACAGTAAAGGTGGAGGCTGCGGCTGGTTCCTTGATAAAGTGGTTGTAAGAGAGGAAGGACAGGCTGAGGCTCAGGCTATAGAGTTCCCCTGCAACAG GTGGCTGGACCCCAACGAGGATGATGGACAGATTGTTAGAGAGTTGGTGCCATTCGCAGATGGACAGCGTCTTTACA ACATTGCCTACAACATTGCAGTAAAGACAGGTAACATCCCTGGGGGCAGTTCAGACTCCAACGTGTTTGTCAAGCTCTACGGAGACAAAGGCGACACCGGTAAGATGATGCTGGTGGTCTCTTCCAACAACCTGGGTAACTACTTTGAGACGGGTCGCGTTGACATCTTCACGGTGGAAACCTCTGATATTGGACAG ATCAACCGTCTCCTGATTGGCCACACCAACGAAGGCATGCGTGCAGGCTGGTTCTTGGACAGCGTTCAGATCATGGTTCCGGTCCATGGCAAGCATTACATGTTCCCCAGTCACCGCTGGCTGGATGAGGATGAGGCTGACAGCAAGACGGAGGTGGAGATTTACCCAAGTGAGATCCTGGACATGGAGCAAC TAATTAACTATGAGATAACAGTAGTGACCGGAGATGTGATGTTTGCTGGCACCAACGCCAGAGTGTTCATCCAGATCTACGGGGACAAAGGGAAGACAGAAATTATCACACTCAAAAGCAGATCCAACAACTTTGAGCGGAACACCACAGAAATATTTAAG ATAGAGGCTAAAGATGTGGGCAAGATCTTCAAGGTCCGCATCGGTCACGATGGCTCAGGGATCGGATCTGGCTGGTTCCTGGAGACAGTGGATGTCAAACATCTAATCATGGCCTTGATGcccaaagagaagaaaaaggacgacaagaaaaagaagaagaaaaagaagaaagatgaAGAAGATGAGGACGAGGAGGAAGGAGACGAGATGCAGGAAGTGGTGCTGACTTATCACTTCCCCTGCTCCCGCTGGCTGGCTGGGGGTGAGGAGGATGGCGAGCTGGTGGTGGAGCTGCTGCCTGAGGATTCAGAGGAGCTGGAAG TCAACACCTATGAAGTGTGCGTCTTCACTGGGAAGGTGCAGGGTGCTGGGACAGACGGCAACGCCTTCATTAATATTTATGGAGAAAACGGAGACACTGGAGAGCGCTATCTGAGGAACTCTGACAACCTCAACAAATTTGAGCGGGGGCAG GAggatgttttcattgtgacagcTGTTGATCTGGGTCCTCTGAAGAAGCTACGGATCCGTCACGACAACACTCAGCCTCATTCATCTTGGTACCTGGATCGTGTTGAGATAGTGGACACAAAAGATGATACAAC GTACTATTTCCCTTGTAACCGCTGGCTGGCAGTGGATGAGGATGATGGACAGCTAGCAAGAGAGTTGGTGCCTGTGGACGAAGCCTTCATGAGGAAGGATGAGGACGAGGATGATGAGGGGACAGGGGCCACTCTGGGGCTGGAGCAAAAAT ccaTGTCTACTACATATACTATCAAAGTAAAAACTGGAGAAAAGAAGCATGCTGGAACTGATGCCAACGTCTTTGCCATCCTGTTCGGTGAAAATGACGACACGG GGATTGTCAACCTTAAGGCTTGTAAAAACTATAAGAATAAGTTTGAACAGGGGATGATCAATGAGTTCACTGTGGAGGCGGTGGATTTGGGTGACCTGGAAAAGCTTCGAATTGGGCATGACAACTCAG GGGGTTCAGCCGGTTGGTTCTTGGACTGGGTTGAGGTTGACGCCCCTTCACAGGGTCAGAGACTACGCTTCCCATGTGGCCGCTGGCTGGATAAAGGAGAGGATGATGGGGCAATTGTGAGGGATCTCTATCCCGCTGAGTTACAGACTGAACTCTACATGCCAT ttGTGCCTTATGAGATAAAGATATTCACCAGTGATGTGTTTGGTGCGGGAACAGACGCTGACGTGTTCATAGTCTTGTACGGAGGTAAGGGAGTGTGCACACAGCAGAAACACCTGTGTGTCAACAAGAGAGAGAGGCGTCTGTACTTTGAGAGGGGAGCAGAGGACATGTTCATTGTGGAG CTGGAGGATGTTGGTGACATTATAGAGAAAATCAGGATAGGACACGACAACAGGGGCACCAACCCAGGATGGCACCTCGACAGAGTGGAGATTAGACGACAGCTCAGGAAAGGAAAG GGTTCAGAGACGACCATTTTCCCATGCGAGTCCTGGCTAGCCAAATCTGAAGGTGATGGGGAGACAGTGAGGGAGCTGGTCCCCTCGGAAATCATTACACAGAAACTCCTTAGGGATGGGAAGCTGAAGACAACTGAAACAGAGGTGGAGGATGCTTTGGAAA CTCACACATACAAGGTGTCTGTGCGGACAGGTGATATGTTCGGAGCAGGAACTGATGCCAACGTTTTTCTCACCATCTACGGAGACCTGGGAGACACAGGAGAACGCAAACTCGCCAAATCTGAGAACAACAAGAACAAGTTCGAGAGAGGAGAG GTGGACAAGTTCACTATTGAGGCTGTGGACTTGGGCCAAGTGTTTAAGATCCGTATTCGGCATGACAACTCCATGATCGGGGCTGATTGGTACCTTGACCAGGTGGAGGTGCTGGATGAGGATACAGAAGAAGTGTACATGTTCTTGTGTGAGCGCTGGTTGTCGACGAAGAAAGAGGACAAACGCATAGAGAGGACCTTCTTTGTCAAG GGTTATGAAGGTGAAAGACACCCTGATCCATTTGCCAAGAACATGGCTCAGGCCAAACTGGGGCTGGACAGAAATGccaacaagaagaaaaagaagaaaaaggtggCAGTGATGGAAGAGGGTCCAA TCATCCCCTATCATTTCACCTTGTCCACGGGGGTGGACCGTGATGCCAGCACTACAGCCAGGGTCTATGTCATCATCATCGGCCCCAACGATGTCGAGACAGACCGACTGTGGCTGGACCTGCCAGAGGGAAAGAAATCCTTCACAGCTGGCACCATGGAGCACTTTGTGTGTTATGGAACTGACGTAGGAGAGATCAAGAGGGTGGAA CTTGGCCATAACGGTGTCACACCAGAGAGCTGCTGGTTGGTGGATGAGCTGTCGGTTGCTGTGCCAACCAAAGGTATCAAGTACATCTTTCCATGTAAGTGCTGGCTGGCTAAAGACAGGGGCGATGGTCTGACTGCCAGACTGTTCAATGTGCTGGACTCCAGCACGATCAACATTATCCGCAAA GTTGTTTATTCGGCCACAGTTGTCACAGGAGACACTCAGTATGCAGGGACTGATACCAACATTTTCCTGACGGTGTATGGAGCCAATGGGagcacagaggaaatgctgctGCCCAAAAAGGAGGACAG GTTTGAAAGGGGCCAAGAAGACACATTCAGTCTGGAGATAGATGACATTGCTCCTCTGAAGAAGATCAGAGTTCGGATAGATGGCTCTGGAAGTCGCCCTGACTGGTTTCTTGACAGG ATCCTGATGCGGAATCTGACCACAGAGGAGGTGTATCTGTTTACCTACGAGAACTGGCTGTCAAAGACCAAAGGGCCGAAGAGGACGAAGGCATGCGAGCTGGCAGCTGTGGTGGATGATGAGGAAATGGTGGAGAAAACAACCTACATTATCCAAGTCCAAACCAGCGATGTCGGGG GTGCAGGCACTGATGCCAATGTGTTTTTGATGGTGTTTGGGGAGTACGGGGACACTGGCACGCTGCCACTGAAGGAGAGCTCAAACAGGAACAAGTTTGAGCGAAAAGCAAAAGACGTGTTCAGATTTTCCGATATGCTCAGTCTGGGCGAACTATCCAAGGTCCGAGTGTGGCACGATAACAAAG GCCCTGCTCCTGGTTGGCACCTGGAGTACATTGACGTGAAAGATGAGGCCATGGACCAGACCTTTAGGTTCCCCTGCGACCGCTGGCTGGCTAAAAATGAAGACGACGGGCAGATAATGAGGGAGCTGGCCTGTGCCAACAACGACTCTATAGACCTCAGTGACAAAACCA AATATGAAATTGCCACAACAACTGCTAACACAGACGATGCCCCCACCACGGAAAACGCCTGGATCGTGTTGGAAGGAAGGAAAGCCCGTTCCAAGGAGTTTGTTCTGGAGAATAAGAAAAAGAAGTTCTTATG CGGTGCCACAGACACGTTTGAGTTCTCGTCCAAGCACGTGGGGGAGATTGCCGGCATCTGCCTAGGCCACATAACGAAAGACGGAAAGAAGGTGAAGAATGAAGCTTTCTGGCACGTTATGGAGGTGGTAGTGACAGAAAGGGAGCTGGGAAACAA
- the loxhd1b gene encoding lipoxygenase homology domain-containing protein 1 isoform X4, which yields MDEFIVEAVAIGQIRRVRIGHDSKGGGCGWFLDKVVVREEGQAEAQAIEFPCNRWLDPNEDDGQIVRELVPFADGQRLYNIAYNIAVKTGNIPGGSSDSNVFVKLYGDKGDTGKMMLVVSSNNLGNYFETGRVDIFTVETSDIGQINRLLIGHTNEGMRAGWFLDSVQIMVPVHGKHYMFPSHRWLDEDEADSKTEVEIYPSEILDMEQLINYEITVVTGDVMFAGTNARVFIQIYGDKGKTEIITLKSRSNNFERNTTEIFKIEAKDVGKIFKVRIGHDGSGIGSGWFLETVDVKHLIMALMPKEKKKDDKKKKKKKKKDEEDEDEEEGDEMQEVVLTYHFPCSRWLAGGEEDGELVVELLPEDSEELEVNTYEVCVFTGKVQGAGTDGNAFINIYGENGDTGERYLRNSDNLNKFERGQEDVFIVTAVDLGPLKKLRIRHDNTQPHSSWYLDRVEIVDTKDDTTYYFPCNRWLAVDEDDGQLARELVPVDEAFMRKDEDEDDEGTGATLGLEQKSMSTTYTIKVKTGEKKHAGTDANVFAILFGENDDTGIVNLKACKNYKNKFEQGMINEFTVEAVDLGDLEKLRIGHDNSGGSAGWFLDWVEVDAPSQGQRLRFPCGRWLDKGEDDGAIVRDLYPAELQTELYMPFVPYEIKIFTSDVFGAGTDADVFIVLYGGKGVCTQQKHLCVNKRERRLYFERGAEDMFIVELEDVGDIIEKIRIGHDNRGTNPGWHLDRVEIRRQLRKGKGSETTIFPCESWLAKSEGDGETVRELVPSEIITQKLLRDGKLKTTETEVEDALETHTYKVSVRTGDMFGAGTDANVFLTIYGDLGDTGERKLAKSENNKNKFERGEVDKFTIEAVDLGQVFKIRIRHDNSMIGADWYLDQVEVLDEDTEEVYMFLCERWLSTKKEDKRIERTFFVKGYEGERHPDPFAKNMAQAKLGLDRNANKKKKKKKVAVMEEGPIIPYHFTLSTGVDRDASTTARVYVIIIGPNDVETDRLWLDLPEGKKSFTAGTMEHFVCYGTDVGEIKRVELGHNGVTPESCWLVDELSVAVPTKGIKYIFPCKCWLAKDRGDGLTARLFNVLDSSTINIIRKVVYSATVVTGDTQYAGTDTNIFLTVYGANGSTEEMLLPKKEDRFERGQEDTFSLEIDDIAPLKKIRVRIDGSGSRPDWFLDRILMRNLTTEEVYLFTYENWLSKTKGPKRTKACELAAVVDDEEMVEKTTYIIQVQTSDVGGAGTDANVFLMVFGEYGDTGTLPLKESSNRNKFERKAKDVFRFSDMLSLGELSKVRVWHDNKGPAPGWHLEYIDVKDEAMDQTFRFPCDRWLAKNEDDGQIMRELACANNDSIDLSDKTKYEIATTTANTDDAPTTENAWIVLEGRKARSKEFVLENKKKKFLCGATDTFEFSSKHVGEIAGICLGHITKDGKKVKNEAFWHVMEVVVTERELGNKYFFHCDAKIPLAAKKDQFLTFECFKSIESFASRVRNLVPVKYEIIIITGDVKGAGTDANVFITVYGINGDSGKRHLRQKFRNLFERGRTDRFVLEMLDLGELLRVKVEHDNNGSNCGWYLECVEVTNTANSVTTIFNCGNWLDTSKADGQIQRVLYPKY from the exons ATGGATGAGTTTATAGTCGAGGCGGTAGCCATCGGGCAGATCCGCAGGGTGAGGATTGGACATGACAGTAAAGGTGGAGGCTGCGGCTGGTTCCTTGATAAAGTGGTTGTAAGAGAGGAAGGACAGGCTGAGGCTCAGGCTATAGAGTTCCCCTGCAACAG GTGGCTGGACCCCAACGAGGATGATGGACAGATTGTTAGAGAGTTGGTGCCATTCGCAGATGGACAGCGTCTTTACA ACATTGCCTACAACATTGCAGTAAAGACAGGTAACATCCCTGGGGGCAGTTCAGACTCCAACGTGTTTGTCAAGCTCTACGGAGACAAAGGCGACACCGGTAAGATGATGCTGGTGGTCTCTTCCAACAACCTGGGTAACTACTTTGAGACGGGTCGCGTTGACATCTTCACGGTGGAAACCTCTGATATTGGACAG ATCAACCGTCTCCTGATTGGCCACACCAACGAAGGCATGCGTGCAGGCTGGTTCTTGGACAGCGTTCAGATCATGGTTCCGGTCCATGGCAAGCATTACATGTTCCCCAGTCACCGCTGGCTGGATGAGGATGAGGCTGACAGCAAGACGGAGGTGGAGATTTACCCAAGTGAGATCCTGGACATGGAGCAAC TAATTAACTATGAGATAACAGTAGTGACCGGAGATGTGATGTTTGCTGGCACCAACGCCAGAGTGTTCATCCAGATCTACGGGGACAAAGGGAAGACAGAAATTATCACACTCAAAAGCAGATCCAACAACTTTGAGCGGAACACCACAGAAATATTTAAG ATAGAGGCTAAAGATGTGGGCAAGATCTTCAAGGTCCGCATCGGTCACGATGGCTCAGGGATCGGATCTGGCTGGTTCCTGGAGACAGTGGATGTCAAACATCTAATCATGGCCTTGATGcccaaagagaagaaaaaggacgacaagaaaaagaagaagaaaaagaagaaagatgaAGAAGATGAGGACGAGGAGGAAGGAGACGAGATGCAGGAAGTGGTGCTGACTTATCACTTCCCCTGCTCCCGCTGGCTGGCTGGGGGTGAGGAGGATGGCGAGCTGGTGGTGGAGCTGCTGCCTGAGGATTCAGAGGAGCTGGAAG TCAACACCTATGAAGTGTGCGTCTTCACTGGGAAGGTGCAGGGTGCTGGGACAGACGGCAACGCCTTCATTAATATTTATGGAGAAAACGGAGACACTGGAGAGCGCTATCTGAGGAACTCTGACAACCTCAACAAATTTGAGCGGGGGCAG GAggatgttttcattgtgacagcTGTTGATCTGGGTCCTCTGAAGAAGCTACGGATCCGTCACGACAACACTCAGCCTCATTCATCTTGGTACCTGGATCGTGTTGAGATAGTGGACACAAAAGATGATACAAC GTACTATTTCCCTTGTAACCGCTGGCTGGCAGTGGATGAGGATGATGGACAGCTAGCAAGAGAGTTGGTGCCTGTGGACGAAGCCTTCATGAGGAAGGATGAGGACGAGGATGATGAGGGGACAGGGGCCACTCTGGGGCTGGAGCAAAAAT ccaTGTCTACTACATATACTATCAAAGTAAAAACTGGAGAAAAGAAGCATGCTGGAACTGATGCCAACGTCTTTGCCATCCTGTTCGGTGAAAATGACGACACGG GGATTGTCAACCTTAAGGCTTGTAAAAACTATAAGAATAAGTTTGAACAGGGGATGATCAATGAGTTCACTGTGGAGGCGGTGGATTTGGGTGACCTGGAAAAGCTTCGAATTGGGCATGACAACTCAG GGGGTTCAGCCGGTTGGTTCTTGGACTGGGTTGAGGTTGACGCCCCTTCACAGGGTCAGAGACTACGCTTCCCATGTGGCCGCTGGCTGGATAAAGGAGAGGATGATGGGGCAATTGTGAGGGATCTCTATCCCGCTGAGTTACAGACTGAACTCTACATGCCAT ttGTGCCTTATGAGATAAAGATATTCACCAGTGATGTGTTTGGTGCGGGAACAGACGCTGACGTGTTCATAGTCTTGTACGGAGGTAAGGGAGTGTGCACACAGCAGAAACACCTGTGTGTCAACAAGAGAGAGAGGCGTCTGTACTTTGAGAGGGGAGCAGAGGACATGTTCATTGTGGAG CTGGAGGATGTTGGTGACATTATAGAGAAAATCAGGATAGGACACGACAACAGGGGCACCAACCCAGGATGGCACCTCGACAGAGTGGAGATTAGACGACAGCTCAGGAAAGGAAAG GGTTCAGAGACGACCATTTTCCCATGCGAGTCCTGGCTAGCCAAATCTGAAGGTGATGGGGAGACAGTGAGGGAGCTGGTCCCCTCGGAAATCATTACACAGAAACTCCTTAGGGATGGGAAGCTGAAGACAACTGAAACAGAGGTGGAGGATGCTTTGGAAA CTCACACATACAAGGTGTCTGTGCGGACAGGTGATATGTTCGGAGCAGGAACTGATGCCAACGTTTTTCTCACCATCTACGGAGACCTGGGAGACACAGGAGAACGCAAACTCGCCAAATCTGAGAACAACAAGAACAAGTTCGAGAGAGGAGAG GTGGACAAGTTCACTATTGAGGCTGTGGACTTGGGCCAAGTGTTTAAGATCCGTATTCGGCATGACAACTCCATGATCGGGGCTGATTGGTACCTTGACCAGGTGGAGGTGCTGGATGAGGATACAGAAGAAGTGTACATGTTCTTGTGTGAGCGCTGGTTGTCGACGAAGAAAGAGGACAAACGCATAGAGAGGACCTTCTTTGTCAAG GGTTATGAAGGTGAAAGACACCCTGATCCATTTGCCAAGAACATGGCTCAGGCCAAACTGGGGCTGGACAGAAATGccaacaagaagaaaaagaagaaaaaggtggCAGTGATGGAAGAGGGTCCAA TCATCCCCTATCATTTCACCTTGTCCACGGGGGTGGACCGTGATGCCAGCACTACAGCCAGGGTCTATGTCATCATCATCGGCCCCAACGATGTCGAGACAGACCGACTGTGGCTGGACCTGCCAGAGGGAAAGAAATCCTTCACAGCTGGCACCATGGAGCACTTTGTGTGTTATGGAACTGACGTAGGAGAGATCAAGAGGGTGGAA CTTGGCCATAACGGTGTCACACCAGAGAGCTGCTGGTTGGTGGATGAGCTGTCGGTTGCTGTGCCAACCAAAGGTATCAAGTACATCTTTCCATGTAAGTGCTGGCTGGCTAAAGACAGGGGCGATGGTCTGACTGCCAGACTGTTCAATGTGCTGGACTCCAGCACGATCAACATTATCCGCAAA GTTGTTTATTCGGCCACAGTTGTCACAGGAGACACTCAGTATGCAGGGACTGATACCAACATTTTCCTGACGGTGTATGGAGCCAATGGGagcacagaggaaatgctgctGCCCAAAAAGGAGGACAG GTTTGAAAGGGGCCAAGAAGACACATTCAGTCTGGAGATAGATGACATTGCTCCTCTGAAGAAGATCAGAGTTCGGATAGATGGCTCTGGAAGTCGCCCTGACTGGTTTCTTGACAGG ATCCTGATGCGGAATCTGACCACAGAGGAGGTGTATCTGTTTACCTACGAGAACTGGCTGTCAAAGACCAAAGGGCCGAAGAGGACGAAGGCATGCGAGCTGGCAGCTGTGGTGGATGATGAGGAAATGGTGGAGAAAACAACCTACATTATCCAAGTCCAAACCAGCGATGTCGGGG GTGCAGGCACTGATGCCAATGTGTTTTTGATGGTGTTTGGGGAGTACGGGGACACTGGCACGCTGCCACTGAAGGAGAGCTCAAACAGGAACAAGTTTGAGCGAAAAGCAAAAGACGTGTTCAGATTTTCCGATATGCTCAGTCTGGGCGAACTATCCAAGGTCCGAGTGTGGCACGATAACAAAG GCCCTGCTCCTGGTTGGCACCTGGAGTACATTGACGTGAAAGATGAGGCCATGGACCAGACCTTTAGGTTCCCCTGCGACCGCTGGCTGGCTAAAAATGAAGACGACGGGCAGATAATGAGGGAGCTGGCCTGTGCCAACAACGACTCTATAGACCTCAGTGACAAAACCA AATATGAAATTGCCACAACAACTGCTAACACAGACGATGCCCCCACCACGGAAAACGCCTGGATCGTGTTGGAAGGAAGGAAAGCCCGTTCCAAGGAGTTTGTTCTGGAGAATAAGAAAAAGAAGTTCTTATG CGGTGCCACAGACACGTTTGAGTTCTCGTCCAAGCACGTGGGGGAGATTGCCGGCATCTGCCTAGGCCACATAACGAAAGACGGAAAGAAGGTGAAGAATGAAGCTTTCTGGCACGTTATGGAGGTGGTAGTGACAGAAAGGGAGCTGGGAAACAA